From the genome of Fusobacterium varium:
TTTTTTTGAAAAAAAGTAAAAAAGGTGTTAATACATTTAAGTACCAACACCAAAAATTATACACCCTATTATTAGCTAGAATAAAAACTATTTTAAAAAATAGAGAAAATAGAAAAGAAGATATTTTAAAAATAGGTAAAATAGAGATAAATGATATTTCACATACTGTAAGTATAAATGGGGAAAAAGTAGATTTAGCACCTAAAGAGTATGAAATTTTAATGTATATGATAAAAAATTCTAATATAGCTTTGAGAAGAGAGAAGATGCTTGTAGAGATATGGGGTTATGATTTTGAAGGAAGTGATAGAATTATAGATGTTCATATAAAGAATTTAAGGAAAAAGATAGGAGAGGAATATATAAAAACAGTTAGAAATATTGGATATAAATTTGAGATAGATTAAGAGTAAAAATATGAAAAAAATATTCTATAAGATTTTTTTAACACTAATAGTAATAACATATATTCCTTTGATTTTATTATATAGCTTTCATAGTTTTTATATGAAAAGATATATTGAAAATAGAAAAATTGCAGAATTAGATGAAGTAGTTCATACGATAAATGAAAAAAAAGTAACTCCACAAATAAAAAAAGAGTTAGAAAAAAATAAAAATATTAAACTAGAAATTATAGATGCAATTGAAGATAGACATAAGTTAGAACTATTTAAATATTTTAATGAAAAATTTTGGAAGATAGATTTAGAAAAGATGTCTTTAAATAGTGTAGAGATTAGATTTGGAAAATCAACAAATTTTTTAAATAAGATATATATGATAAAGAAAATAGGAGATAAAGAATATGTTGTAATCTCATCTTTAATGGTTATACCTGAAATAATTTATAAGATTATACTATCTTCTTATATTTATGTTACTCCTTTTTTATTAATCTTAATGTTGATTTTATCCTATTTTATTTCTAAAAAAATGTCTGTTCCAATAGAGATGCTTGAAGATATATCAACTAGAATGGTAAAATCAGATTTTTCAAAAAGTATTGGATTTAAAGGTGAGAATGAACTAGCAGTATTAGGAAAAAATATTACTTCTATTTCAATTAATCTAAAGAAAAATAATGATGAATTAAAGAAATTAAATGAGCAATTGAAATTTGAATTGGATAAAAACAAGAAACTTATGAAAAATGAAAAAGAGTTTATTAATTCAATAAGTCATGAACTAAAAACACCAATAGCAATAATTAATGGGTATATAGAAGTTTTACAAGATAAAATTATAGTAGATGAAAAAGAGATAGAAAAAATATATTCTGTTATGTATAAAGAGGGGTTATACTTAGATAAGATGATAAAGGATCTAAACTCTTGTTATAGCTATGAGCATGAGTTTTTTATAGTAAAAAAAGAGAAGTTTAATTTAAAAAAATTTTTACAAGAGATATTGAATAAGTATTTATTAGATATAGAAGAAAAAAATATAAAGCTAAAAGTAGATATAGAAGATGCAGAGTTAGAGGGAGATTTAAAAAAATTGGATGTAGTAGTAAATAACCTTTTAACAAATTCAATCACCTATACAGACTTTAGAGGGATAATAAATATTACTTTTAAAAATAATACTTTAATCATTGAAAATAGCTGTGAATACATCTCTAAGGAAAATATGGAGAAGATATTTAAACCTTTTTATAAATTAGATTTTTCTAGAAAAAGAAAATATGGAGGAACTGGTCTAGGGTTATCAATAGTAAAAAACATATTGGATCTTTTACAATATTCATATAAAGTGAGCTTTGATAAAGAAAGAGGTTTCTTTATCTTCCAAATAAATTTTAAATAATAAAAAAACACTTTCTATATTAAGTAGAGAGTGTTTTTTATTTAAAAGTTTTATATTTTATTTATCTGCTTTTTCTTTTTTTCTTTTCTCAATTTTATCATTTTTTTAACTCTATTATATCTTCTTATTTTGTAGTAAATTTGAGAAAAAGTAGAAACAAAAACTATTCCAACAGTTATAGCAGCAGTAATTAAAAGCGTTTCAATCCCTTTAGAAGCAGCCTCTTCAAGTTTATTTTCTACAAAATATGACATGGTAAAATATACACCACTTCCTGGAACTAAAGGAATAAGACTAGCAATTAAAGTAGAAGTTACAGGAGTTTTTAATATTCTTGCCATAATTTCTGAATAGATAGTAAGAGCCATAGATGCAAACATAAAAGAGGCTGGAATTGAGTATTCAGCATTTTTAAAGATAATGTAAACACCCCAACCTAATGCTCCACCTAATCCTGCAAAAAATAGTTTTTTTCCTTTTAAATTAAAAAGTATTCCAAAAGCAAATGTACTTCCAGCAGCCCATAACATCTCTAGCAACATCTATATTCCCCCTAATTTTAAAAGTATAAATAGAGCAAAACCTGTTCCAATAGCTAATGCAGCTCCAACTAAAAAAGCTTCAACAGCTCTTGACATGCCAGAGAGAAGATCTCCCGCTACTAAGTCTCTAATAGCATTAGTAAGAGCAATTCCTGGTACAAGAAGCATAATGGTTCCAATGATAGAATAGGAAACAGATGTTATGAAATTTATCTTATAAGCTAAATAAGCTGAGATAGTACAGATAAAACCACCTAAAGTATTAATAAAAAAACTATTAGATTGTAATTTAGCTGCAAAATCTGAGATTATAAATATAAGTCCACCACCAATAGAAGCAGATATAGCATCATGGAAATCACCTTTGAATAGTAGTGCAAAGGAAGCAGCACCAAGACAGTAGGCTAAAAAATACATAAATTTACTATAAGGAATTTCTTTATCTATTTTTACAGCTTCTTGCGTAAATTCTTCTAATGTGTATTTTTTTATATCCCTCACCAATTGATTTATACAATGAACTTTATTTAAGTTGGTAGATCTATTTGGAACACGTTCAACAGAACAAAATAACTCTCCTTTAGAATTTCTTACAGAAGTAATAATACAAGTAATAGAAACAAAGCATTGGGCATTAAGACCATAATGTTTGCAAATTCTATTTATAATATCTTCTACTCTGTAAGTTTCAGCACCACTTTGAAGTGCCATTTTTCCTACCATATTAGCCATAATAAGAATTCTGTTTTCATTCATAAAATCCTCCCCAAAATGAAAAAATTATTTAAACATTTCAAGAACTTCAGCTGAATACTGTCCATCAGCATCGTGGGCAATTAAAGGTGGAAGTATTCTTAAACCAGGTTTACCATATTTAATTCCCTCTACAAGAAGTATTTTTCCTTCTTTATTTATTTTAGTGTGGCAAAATTGAATTTTTTTAGGTTCAATATCATATTTTTTCATGTTTTCAATTATATCCATAAATCTATCAACTCTATGTACTAAAGCAAAATGCCCTTTATCCTTCAAAAGATTAGATGCAGTTTGAATAATCTCTTCTAAAGTAATAGAGATCTCATGTCTAGCAAGGGTAAGTTGAGTAAGATCGTTAAGTTGTTTTTCATTACCATCAAATTTAAAGAAAGGTGGATTAGAAATAACCATATCAATAGAGTTATTTCTAAAATATTTTCTCCAATTTTTCATATCATCATTTATAATAGAGATTTGATCTTCTAAATTATTTAGTTGAACATTTCTTTTAGCTAGATCACTAGAGATTTCTTGAATCTCAATTCCTGTTATTTGAGCTTTTGTTTTTTTAGAAAGAAAAAGAGGGATCACTCCATTTCCAGTTCCTAAGTCTACAATTTTATTTGTATATTTAGTTATAGATGCAAATTCTGAAACTAAAAGTGAATCAAGTGAAAAAGCAAAATGATCAACTCTCTGTATTATTTTCATATCTTTATTTAAAAGATTAACTACTGTTTCTAATTCATTTAATATCATATATAATTACCTCCAATAGAATTATATCAATTTATTATAGAAAAATAAATATAATTTAAGAAAAACTATTTAAAAATAGCTATTGAATAAAAGTTGATCATAAAATAAAAAAACATAATTGAAAAAATAAAAAATATATATGGAAAAATATTGAAAAAATTTAGAAAAAGATAAAAGAGGAGAAATAATTAAAATTAGAGAAAAGTGGTCAAATCAAAAAATGATTATTGATTACTTTTTACTAACAAAATGATTAAAATTAAACAAAAAATATATAAACTCTTTCATAGTACTTGACTTTAATTAAAAATATTGGTATAACTTATATTGAGATACAATTGACAGGTTGTATGTTTTTAAAAAAAGCAATAAATACGTATAAAAATTAAAAATACGA
Proteins encoded in this window:
- a CDS encoding response regulator transcription factor, translated to FLKKSKKGVNTFKYQHQKLYTLLLARIKTILKNRENRKEDILKIGKIEINDISHTVSINGEKVDLAPKEYEILMYMIKNSNIALRREKMLVEIWGYDFEGSDRIIDVHIKNLRKKIGEEYIKTVRNIGYKFEID
- a CDS encoding HAMP domain-containing histidine kinase — translated: MKKIFYKIFLTLIVITYIPLILLYSFHSFYMKRYIENRKIAELDEVVHTINEKKVTPQIKKELEKNKNIKLEIIDAIEDRHKLELFKYFNEKFWKIDLEKMSLNSVEIRFGKSTNFLNKIYMIKKIGDKEYVVISSLMVIPEIIYKIILSSYIYVTPFLLILMLILSYFISKKMSVPIEMLEDISTRMVKSDFSKSIGFKGENELAVLGKNITSISINLKKNNDELKKLNEQLKFELDKNKKLMKNEKEFINSISHELKTPIAIINGYIEVLQDKIIVDEKEIEKIYSVMYKEGLYLDKMIKDLNSCYSYEHEFFIVKKEKFNLKKFLQEILNKYLLDIEEKNIKLKVDIEDAELEGDLKKLDVVVNNLLTNSITYTDFRGIINITFKNNTLIIENSCEYISKENMEKIFKPFYKLDFSRKRKYGGTGLGLSIVKNILDLLQYSYKVSFDKERGFFIFQINFK
- a CDS encoding threonine/serine exporter family protein; this translates as MLLEMLWAAGSTFAFGILFNLKGKKLFFAGLGGALGWGVYIIFKNAEYSIPASFMFASMALTIYSEIMARILKTPVTSTLIASLIPLVPGSGVYFTMSYFVENKLEEAASKGIETLLITAAITVGIVFVSTFSQIYYKIRRYNRVKKMIKLRKEKKKKQINKI
- a CDS encoding threonine/serine exporter family protein, coding for MNENRILIMANMVGKMALQSGAETYRVEDIINRICKHYGLNAQCFVSITCIITSVRNSKGELFCSVERVPNRSTNLNKVHCINQLVRDIKKYTLEEFTQEAVKIDKEIPYSKFMYFLAYCLGAASFALLFKGDFHDAISASIGGGLIFIISDFAAKLQSNSFFINTLGGFICTISAYLAYKINFITSVSYSIIGTIMLLVPGIALTNAIRDLVAGDLLSGMSRAVEAFLVGAALAIGTGFALFILLKLGGI
- a CDS encoding tRNA1(Val) (adenine(37)-N6)-methyltransferase, producing MILNELETVVNLLNKDMKIIQRVDHFAFSLDSLLVSEFASITKYTNKIVDLGTGNGVIPLFLSKKTKAQITGIEIQEISSDLAKRNVQLNNLEDQISIINDDMKNWRKYFRNNSIDMVISNPPFFKFDGNEKQLNDLTQLTLARHEISITLEEIIQTASNLLKDKGHFALVHRVDRFMDIIENMKKYDIEPKKIQFCHTKINKEGKILLVEGIKYGKPGLRILPPLIAHDADGQYSAEVLEMFK